DNA from Shumkonia mesophila:
CGCGCCGCCAAAAGGGCCAAACCGGGCAACGCCCTGCTCGACCTCGTCGTCTATCCGGGGGCCTACCACGATTTCGATCATCCGAAGCTGACGTTGCGCCTGCACGCGGGATTGTCCGCCACCGCCGACGGCAGCGGCAACGCCCACACCGGTACCGACCCGGCGGCGCGCGCCGATGCCATCGCCCGGGTGATGGCGCTGCTGGCGCCGCTCAAGACCGAGTGACGCGGCTCTTGGACTACATGTCGAAACGGCCGTGGGATTCCGGCTGGTACTGAACCTTGGTGACCGTGAGGCTCTTTTCGCTGCCGTCGGACCCGACGTAGATGATGGATTCCCCCTCCTCCAGGCCCAGCAACGCGGCGCCCACCGAAGACAGCACCGAAATCCGCCCCGCCGCCCCATCCTCCTCGGCCGGGAAGACCAGGGTGACAACGCGCTTCTCGCCGGTTTGATCGTCAAGGAACTTGATCCGGGAATTCATCGTCACCACGCCGCGGCCAATCTTGCCCGGGGCCACCACCTTGGCGCGGTTCAAGCCGTCCATCAGGGCGGCACCCATTTCCGGATGCGTCTTCAGCACCGCCGAGGCCAAGGCCGAAAGGCGCGCGTGATCGTTCCGGGTGACGACAATTCGAGGCTGTCTGCTGGGCATGGACCATCCTCCGTTCCCGTGCATTGCGTCGGGGCATTCCCCGCCCCGCTTGGGATCGATGCCATTCCTCGCCCCGAACCGCCCCGCCGCCGCCCCACCGCGGCACGCCGGCCGGCCGGGGCTAGAGGCCCACTTTGAGGCGCTCCCGGGGGGACAGCGGACAGGAATGAGGATCGTCGGTACGCATGGTTTAGAAGTTGGGACGCCGAAGAGTGGTGTCAACGGCCAAACCGACGGGGGAAACTCTTACAACGCTTTCCAACTGTCGAGTTCCGCCACGGACGACGACGAAACGCCGCAACGGACTCGCGCGGGCCGACCACGGCATGCTCTACTTGCCCCGGGGAGGAGGCCGCCATGTCCTTCGATTTCGACGCCTATATTCCGGGGTTCCGCGAGGCCCTGCCCTTTCTCGATGGGATCGCGACGCCGTGGGACGTCACGTCTCGCCTGGGCGACCTGCTTTACGCGCGGATCGACCGGCTGGATCGCGCCCAGTACCGATTCGACGAAGCGGGCATTTGCATTCACCGCCGCGCGCTGATCGAAGCGGGCGCCGTGATAAAGCCCCCAACCCTGATCGAGGAGGGCGCCTTCGTCGCCGCCCACGCCTATCTGCGCGGCGGCACGCTGATTTGCGCGGGGGTGCGGATCGGTCCCGGCTGCGAGGTCAAGGCCAGCCTTATCATGGCCGGCAGCACCCTCGCCCACTTCAACTTCGTCGGCGATTCCCTCATCGGACGGGACGTGAACCTGGAAGCCGGCGCCGTCATCGCCAACCATTTCAACGAACGCCCGGACAAGATCATCGCGGTGGCCGACCGGGGGCGCGTGATCTCCACCGGCACGACCAGGTTCGGCGCGGTGGTGGGCGACGGTTCGGCCATCGGCGCCAACGCCGTCCTGTCGCCGGGCTCGCTGCTCCCGCCGCGGACGGTCGTCGGGCGGCTTCAACTCGTTTTACCGGTGGGGACGTAAGGCGCCCTATACCGTCGGCAACTGGCGGAAGCCGGGTGTTGGCGGCGAGACGGCATTGTCGGTGAGGATATTGTCCACCCAGGCGGCCGGCGGGCCCTCGCGGCAGGTGGCGAGCATGTCCTCGACCTGGCCGGCCGGGCCCGAGAACAGCGCCTCGACGGTGCCATCCGCGCGGTTGCGCACCCAGCCGGAAAGGCCGCGCCGGGTCGCCTCCTGCACCGTCCACGAGCGGTACCACACGCCCTGGACGCGGCCGCGGATGATGGCATGCACGGTCTTCGTCCGGGTCTCCGGCTTGCCCATCGCCTTCCCCTAGCCGCCCAGCCGGGCGATGAAGTAGCCGGCCACCACGGCGGTGCCGATGACGCCGGCGACGTTGGGGCCCATGGCGTGCATCAGAAGGAAATTGTGGGGATCGGCCTTCTGCCCCTCGACCTGCGAGACGCGGGCCGCCATCGGCACCGCCGACACGCCGGCCGAGCCGATCAGCGGATTGATGGGGTTCTTGCGGAAAAACAGGTTCATCAGCTTGGCCATCAGCACGCCGCCGGCGGTCGACACCGCGAAAGCGACGACGCCCAGGGCCAGGATCTTGAGCGTTTCGGCGTGCAGGAAACGCTCTCCGGTCATGGTGATGCCGACGGAAGAGCCGAGGAAGATGGTCACCACGTTGATGATCTCGTTCTGCGCCGCCTGGCTGAGCCGCTCGGTGACGCCGCACTCGCGCAGGAAGTTGCCGAACATCAGCATGGCGATGAGGGCCGAGGCGGCCGGCACCAGCAGCACGCAGGCGATGGTGACGATCAGCACGAACACCAGCTTTTCCACCTTCGACACCTTGCGCAGCGAGTGCATGCGGATGCGCCGCTCGTTCTGCGTGGTGAGCAGGCGCATGATCGGCGGCTGGATGACCGGCACCAGGGCCATATAGGAATAGGCCGCCACCGCGATGGGCCCCAGCAGGTGGGGTGCCATCTTGTTGGCGAGGAAGATGGAGGTCGGCCCGTCGGCGCCGCCGATGATCCCGATCGAGGCCGCCTCGGAGGCATCGAAGCCCAGCATCAGGGCGCCCGCGAAGGTGGCGAAAACGCCAAGCTGCGCCGCCGCCCCCAGCAGCAGGGTGCGCGGGTTGGCGATCAGCGGCCCGAAATCGGTCAGCGCGCCGACGCCGAGAAAGATCAGCGGCGGAAAGATTTCAAGGGTGATCCCTTGCGAGATGTAATAGTAGAGGCCGCCCGGATGGTCGCCGACCGGCGCATTCAGCACGCCCTCGGTCGGCAGGTTGGCCAACAGCGCGCCAAAGGCGATGGGCACCAGCAGCAGCGGCTCGAACTTGCGGAAGACGCCGAGGTACAGCAGCGCCGCCACGACGCCCCACATCACCGCCATCCGCCAGGTGACGCTGGCGACGGCGGTCAATTGCAGGAGATCGCCGAGCGCGTCCATGCGCCTTCTTTCCCTCCCCGCCCTAGGCCAGAGTGACCAGCACCTGGCCCTCCTCGATCACCGTCCCCGCCTCCACCGCGATGGCGGTGACGGTTCCGGCCCGGGGCGCGGTGATGGCGGTGTTCATCTTCATCGCCTCGACGATCAGCAGCTGTTCGCCGGCGGCGACGGCCTGGCCGATCGTGGCCTGGATCGACACCACGGTGCCGGCCAGCTGGCTGACCACGCTCATCGCCTCGCCGGCGTGGGCGGCGGCGGGGCGGACGGCGTGGGCTGCGGCGGGAGGAAGCGCGTGAGGGGCGGCGGCACCGGACCCGTCCAACACCTCCACCGTCACGTCGTAGGTCTTGCCCTCCACGGTGATGCGCAATCTTTTCATGATCCGTCCGTCCGCTCGTGCAAGGAACCGCCGAGCGCCGGCCGGCGGTGGGATTGCGGGTAGCGCGCCGACGACGCCCAGCCCGGAACGCGGTGCGCCGGAGCCGCGATGCCGGCGATCCGGTGGCCTTCGCCCAGCGTCGCCTCGACGGCGGCGGCGATGGCGACCAGGTGATGGGCGGGAATGCCCTCCGCGGCAACGGCGGCCGGGCGCGAACGGCCGAGGCCATGGCCGAAAGCGACGAGGCGGCCGAGCGCGGCGGTCAACGCCCACAGCAGGACCAGCGCTCCCAGAACGATGGTGCAGCCGGTGGCAACGATCTTGAGGTCGGCAAGGATACTCACAGCGGGATGTTCCCGTGCTTCTTGGGCGGCCGCGTTTCGCGCTTCGACAGCAGCACACGCAACGCCAACGCCACCCGCAGCCGGGTCTGGGCCGGCTCGATGACGTCGGTTACGAAGCCCTTGGCGGCCGAGTGGTAGGGCGAGGCGAACCGCCGCCGGTAGTCGGCCGCCAGCTGGGCGGCCAGCTCGTCGGGGGATTCGGC
Protein-coding regions in this window:
- the rnk gene encoding nucleoside diphosphate kinase regulator, with amino-acid sequence MPSRQPRIVVTRNDHARLSALASAVLKTHPEMGAALMDGLNRAKVVAPGKIGRGVVTMNSRIKFLDDQTGEKRVVTLVFPAEEDGAAGRISVLSSVGAALLGLEEGESIIYVGSDGSEKSLTVTKVQYQPESHGRFDM
- a CDS encoding LbetaH domain-containing protein: MSFDFDAYIPGFREALPFLDGIATPWDVTSRLGDLLYARIDRLDRAQYRFDEAGICIHRRALIEAGAVIKPPTLIEEGAFVAAHAYLRGGTLICAGVRIGPGCEVKASLIMAGSTLAHFNFVGDSLIGRDVNLEAGAVIANHFNERPDKIIAVADRGRVISTGTTRFGAVVGDGSAIGANAVLSPGSLLPPRTVVGRLQLVLPVGT
- a CDS encoding acylphosphatase, yielding MGKPETRTKTVHAIIRGRVQGVWYRSWTVQEATRRGLSGWVRNRADGTVEALFSGPAGQVEDMLATCREGPPAAWVDNILTDNAVSPPTPGFRQLPTV
- a CDS encoding sodium ion-translocating decarboxylase subunit beta, which encodes MDALGDLLQLTAVASVTWRMAVMWGVVAALLYLGVFRKFEPLLLVPIAFGALLANLPTEGVLNAPVGDHPGGLYYYISQGITLEIFPPLIFLGVGALTDFGPLIANPRTLLLGAAAQLGVFATFAGALMLGFDASEAASIGIIGGADGPTSIFLANKMAPHLLGPIAVAAYSYMALVPVIQPPIMRLLTTQNERRIRMHSLRKVSKVEKLVFVLIVTIACVLLVPAASALIAMLMFGNFLRECGVTERLSQAAQNEIINVVTIFLGSSVGITMTGERFLHAETLKILALGVVAFAVSTAGGVLMAKLMNLFFRKNPINPLIGSAGVSAVPMAARVSQVEGQKADPHNFLLMHAMGPNVAGVIGTAVVAGYFIARLGG
- a CDS encoding biotin/lipoyl-containing protein → MKRLRITVEGKTYDVTVEVLDGSGAAAPHALPPAAAHAVRPAAAHAGEAMSVVSQLAGTVVSIQATIGQAVAAGEQLLIVEAMKMNTAITAPRAGTVTAIAVEAGTVIEEGQVLVTLA